The Microvirga thermotolerans sequence GCGGGCAGGACTTCACAAGCCGCCTCGGGGAGTGGTCCCTGCCGCGCGTCTCCGTCCCCCTCGATCTCGATCTCAAGATCGACAGCATCGGGCTGGCCCAGGAGGATCTCTCGAATGCGATCCTGCGCCTGACCCTCGACAAGGGCGAGGCGAGGATCGAGCGCATCGACCTGCTGGCGCCGGGCGACACGCGGATCGCCATGGAGGGAACGGTCGGCCTGACCACGAAGGGCGGGGCGGACGGCAAGGTCGCGCTCGCCTCCGGCCAGTCCGACCGGTTCGCCCGCTACCTCGAGCGCCTCGGCCTGCGTTCGCCCTTCCTCAAGGCCCTCGACGGGCGGCCGCTCGAAATGTCTTCGGACGTGGCCTATTCGAACCCGGTCATGTCGCTCAGCCGGATGCGCGTGAAGGCCGGCGAGGCCGTCCTGACGGGGAACTTGCGCTACACGGCGCCCGAAGGCGACGGACGCGGCAAGCTGGAGGCGCAGGTCGCGATCCAGAACCTGAACCTCGACCAGCTCCCGCGCGTCTCCAGCGTCTTCGAGGCGACGCAGAATCTCGATGTCGGCTTCATCCTCGATGCGCGCAACGTCCGCGCCGGCACCCGGCCCGAGGCGGGCAGGATCACGGCGCGCATTCTCTCGGACGGTCCCGCCCTCCTCGTCGAATCCCTCGACATCGTGAACCTCGCGGGTGCCAATGCCCGCGTCAGCGGGCGCATCGCGCCGGACGGGTCGGGGCGCATCGCGGGCAAGGTGACGGCGCAGCGCGCCGCACCGCTGGTCGATCTTCTCGGCAGCGTCTGGATCGGCGGCATCTCGAAGCTCGTGCCGTATTTCCTGCGCGAGGGCGATCTCGACCTCGACATCGTGACCGAACGCGTGGCGCCGCCGCCCAACTCCACCGAGCTGCGCCTGCGCACCACCGCCAAGGGCACCGCCGCCGGCGGCAGCTTCCTGGGTTCCGTCGACTCCCTCGACGGACGGACGGAGAATCTCGACGTCACCCTCGGCACGGACAATACCGGGCGCTGGGTGAACCGCGCGACCGTCCCGTCCCTGAACCGGCCGTCCCAGGTCATCCTGCGCGGCACGCGCGTCAGCTCGGGGCGGTTCAACGTCACGGTCTCGGGCGATGTGGGCGGCGTGAAGGTCACGACCCGGCGTCCCTTCGCCCTGAGCGCGGACGACGACGTGATCGACAGCGGCGAGGCGGAGATTGCGACCGCCGACATCGCGCCGTTCCTTCTCCTCCTCGGCGACGGCTCGGGCGTCGCCTCGCCGGTCCCGGCGCAGGGCCGCATCACCCTGGGACGCGAGCGGGACGCCTCGCTCCTGTCCGTCACCGGGCAGATCGCGAACGGCAACGTGCAGGCCCGGCTCGCAGTCCGCTCCCGCTCCGACATTACCGGCGACGTCTCCCTCGACCGCCTGTCCCTGCCGTGGCTCGTGACCACGCTCGCCCTCAACACGCCGCCGGGCCCGGATGCCAATGCAATCTGGTCGACGGCCCGCTTCGGGCAGAGCGCGCGCCTCGTCACGGGAGGCCAGGTCGCCTTCAAGGTGGCGAACCTCGACCTCGGCCGCGGGATCCAGGCGACGCGGGCCGGCTTCGCGGTCGAGGCGACGCCGGACGGCGCCGCGCTCCGCAATTTCGACGCCGCTCTCGGCAGCGGACGGCTCACCGGCTCGGCGACCGTCACCCGCCAGGGAGCTCTTGCTTCCGTCGTGGGGGAGGGCGCCATCGCCGACGTGCCGCTCTCGGCGCTGGCGGGACCGACGCCGTTCGAGGCGCGCCTGACGGGGAGCCTCAAGTTCGGCTCGGCGGCCGACAGCATGGCCGGGCTCGTCGCCAATCTCGGCGGCGCGGGGGAGTGGCGCGTCGCGGACCTGCGCCTGCCCGACACGGACCCTTCCGCCTTCGAACGCGCCCTCAAGCGCCTGCTCGCCGATGCCGACCCGCTCGCGGAGGGCAAGGCGGAGGCGGTCCTGGGCATGGAGCTCGCCCGCGCCGCGCTCGCCGCGCCGACGGTCTCGACCTCCGCGGCCCTGGTCTCCGGCTCCCTCCGGCTCTCGCCCTTCGTCGTCCAGAACGCCGCGGCCTCGTGGCAGGGGGCCGTCACCTACGACCTGAAATCCCTCGCGCTCGAAGCCCGCGGTACGCTGGCCGCGAAGGCGGCTCCCCAGGGCTGGGTCGGCGCGCCGCCCTCCGTCGGGCTCGCCTGGCGCGGCTCCCTTGCGGCGCCGGTGCGCGAGATCGACGCCGGTCCGTTCCGCAACGGCCTTGCCGCCATCGTCCTGAAGCGGGAACTGGAGAAGATCGAGGCCTTCGAGAAGGCGCAGGCCGAGCGGCAGCGGCAGATCCAGGCGCAGCAGGAGGCGGAACGCCGCGCCAAGGCGGCCGCCGAGGAGGCCGCCCGCCAGGCGAAGGCGCGGGAAGAGGCGGACCGGGCCCGCATCGAGGCGGAGCGGATCCAGTCGCAGCAGAGGAACGATCCGAACGCGGCCCTGCCGCCGCCTGACGGGCCGACCGCCGCCCCCTTCACGATGCCGCCCCTGACGCCTCCTCTGGAGATCGC is a genomic window containing:
- a CDS encoding AsmA family protein → MRDILTIIASIVILILAVAVAAPPFVDWEAHRSSIDRLISRASGTEAHTEGRIGVRILPSPRLRFDRLRLGGKTPDSPSLTADLVWAEIALTPLLRGEVRFTETRIGRADIRIPVAPDGSWRVPQDLTAGSARGREFAIDSLKVAQLLVTTQTPTTGRTDQAYAENVSIEGQKLVGPWRVEGSTAGVPFRLVTGELTPDRTVQLRLSGGGDVYPRFDVEAKLALDGESASPPVPILAGKAKILFGPPAQVAAAGIPIPIVIETEFKAHEGAVDLSPFTLEAGEGGASLRMAGEGSIGLNDPRIRLKLEGRRLDADSFILSSSGQDFTSRLGEWSLPRVSVPLDLDLKIDSIGLAQEDLSNAILRLTLDKGEARIERIDLLAPGDTRIAMEGTVGLTTKGGADGKVALASGQSDRFARYLERLGLRSPFLKALDGRPLEMSSDVAYSNPVMSLSRMRVKAGEAVLTGNLRYTAPEGDGRGKLEAQVAIQNLNLDQLPRVSSVFEATQNLDVGFILDARNVRAGTRPEAGRITARILSDGPALLVESLDIVNLAGANARVSGRIAPDGSGRIAGKVTAQRAAPLVDLLGSVWIGGISKLVPYFLREGDLDLDIVTERVAPPPNSTELRLRTTAKGTAAGGSFLGSVDSLDGRTENLDVTLGTDNTGRWVNRATVPSLNRPSQVILRGTRVSSGRFNVTVSGDVGGVKVTTRRPFALSADDDVIDSGEAEIATADIAPFLLLLGDGSGVASPVPAQGRITLGRERDASLLSVTGQIANGNVQARLAVRSRSDITGDVSLDRLSLPWLVTTLALNTPPGPDANAIWSTARFGQSARLVTGGQVAFKVANLDLGRGIQATRAGFAVEATPDGAALRNFDAALGSGRLTGSATVTRQGALASVVGEGAIADVPLSALAGPTPFEARLTGSLKFGSAADSMAGLVANLGGAGEWRVADLRLPDTDPSAFERALKRLLADADPLAEGKAEAVLGMELARAALAAPTVSTSAALVSGSLRLSPFVVQNAAASWQGAVTYDLKSLALEARGTLAAKAAPQGWVGAPPSVGLAWRGSLAAPVREIDAGPFRNGLAAIVLKRELEKIEAFEKAQAERQRQIQAQQEAERRAKAAAEEAARQAKAREEADRARIEAERIQSQQRNDPNAALPPPDGPTAAPFTMPPLTPPLEIAPPPAINVRPGG